The proteins below come from a single Streptomyces tubercidicus genomic window:
- a CDS encoding GNAT family N-acetyltransferase, whose protein sequence is MLTTTAIKVLEPGELDDALAVLDRDPVANAFVAARVQIAGLDPWRLGGEMWGWYVDGRLESLCYAGANLVPVCATSEAIRGFAERARRQGRRCSSIVGPAESTGALWSLLEPYWGPAREIRAHQPLMVTTAPSAEIAPDPYVRRIRKNEMDLIMPACVAMFTEEVGISPMAGDGGLLYQARVAELVGAGRSFARIENGKVIFKAEIGAATQRACQIQGVWVDPAYRGKGLSETGMAAVLRYALSDVAPVVSLYVNDFNTAARASYRRVGFEEVGAFMSVLF, encoded by the coding sequence GTGCTGACGACCACCGCCATCAAGGTCCTTGAGCCCGGGGAGCTCGACGACGCCCTCGCGGTCCTCGACCGCGATCCGGTCGCCAATGCCTTTGTCGCCGCCCGCGTACAGATCGCCGGCCTCGACCCCTGGCGGCTGGGCGGCGAGATGTGGGGCTGGTACGTGGACGGCCGCCTGGAGTCGCTCTGCTACGCCGGGGCCAACCTCGTCCCCGTCTGCGCCACCTCCGAGGCCATCCGCGGCTTCGCCGAGCGCGCCCGCCGCCAGGGCCGCCGCTGCTCGTCCATCGTCGGCCCCGCGGAATCCACCGGCGCCCTGTGGTCGCTCCTGGAGCCCTACTGGGGACCGGCCCGCGAAATCCGTGCCCACCAGCCCCTGATGGTCACCACCGCACCGTCCGCCGAGATCGCCCCCGACCCGTACGTCCGGCGGATCCGCAAGAACGAGATGGACCTGATCATGCCCGCGTGCGTGGCCATGTTCACCGAAGAGGTCGGCATCTCCCCGATGGCCGGCGACGGCGGGCTGCTCTACCAGGCCCGGGTCGCCGAACTCGTCGGCGCCGGCCGCTCCTTCGCCCGGATCGAGAACGGCAAGGTCATCTTCAAGGCCGAGATCGGCGCCGCCACCCAGCGGGCCTGCCAGATCCAGGGCGTCTGGGTCGACCCCGCCTACCGCGGCAAGGGCCTCTCCGAGACCGGGATGGCCGCCGTGCTGCGCTACGCCCTCAGCGATGTCGCCCCCGTCGTCAGCCTCTACGTCAACGACTTCAACACCGCGGCCCGCGCCTCCTATCGCCGGGTGGGCTTCGAGGAAGTCGGGGCCTTCATGAGCGTACTGTTCTGA
- a CDS encoding proline--tRNA ligase → MAHAAQVQRMSRLMIKTLRDDPADAETASHKLLVRAGYVRRSSAGIWTWLPLGKKVLENVSRVVREEMDAIGGQEVLLPALLPKEPYEASGRWEEYGDLLFRLKDRKGADYLLGPTHEEIFTLTVKDQCTSYKDLPVILYQIQTKYRDEARPRSGVLRGREFQMKDSYSFDTTDEGLEQSYALHREAYTKIFERLGLDYRIVSAVSGAMGGSASEEFLAPAAAGEDTFVDCPACDYAANTEAVSVKVEPVDGSAHGPVEELDTPDTPTIETLAEYLGVPASATLKNLLVKVDGEIVAVGVPGNREVDLGKLGEHLAPATVELVTAEDFVDRPDLVRGYVGPQGLAGKAFRYLADPRVAQGTAWVTGANKEGKHARNVVVGRDFEVDEYLDMVVVEPGDPCPKCGTGLKIDRAIEIGHIFQLGRKYADAFELDVLGQNGKPARVTMGSYGIGVSRAVAALAEQTHDEKGLCWPREIAPADVHVVAAGKAKQTELALEVGEQLGAAGLRVLVDDRAGVSPGVKFTDAELLGVPTIVVAGRRAAEGVVEVKDRRTGEREELTVEEAVARLSA, encoded by the coding sequence ATGGCCCACGCCGCACAGGTCCAGCGCATGTCCCGCTTGATGATCAAGACACTGCGCGACGACCCGGCCGACGCCGAGACCGCCAGCCACAAGCTGCTCGTCCGCGCCGGGTACGTCCGCCGCTCCTCCGCCGGCATCTGGACGTGGCTGCCGCTGGGCAAGAAGGTCCTGGAGAACGTCTCCCGCGTCGTGCGCGAGGAGATGGACGCCATCGGCGGCCAGGAGGTCCTGCTGCCGGCCCTGCTGCCCAAGGAGCCCTACGAGGCCAGCGGCCGCTGGGAGGAGTACGGCGACCTGCTCTTCCGCCTCAAGGACCGCAAGGGCGCCGACTACCTCCTCGGCCCCACCCACGAGGAGATCTTCACCCTCACGGTCAAGGACCAGTGCACGTCCTACAAGGACCTGCCGGTGATCCTCTACCAGATCCAGACCAAGTACCGCGACGAGGCCCGCCCCCGCTCCGGTGTGCTGCGCGGCCGCGAGTTCCAGATGAAGGACTCGTACAGCTTCGACACCACCGACGAGGGCCTGGAGCAGTCCTACGCGCTGCACCGCGAGGCCTACACCAAGATCTTCGAGCGGCTCGGCCTGGACTACCGCATCGTCTCCGCCGTCTCCGGTGCGATGGGCGGCTCCGCCTCCGAGGAGTTCCTGGCCCCCGCCGCCGCCGGTGAGGACACCTTCGTCGACTGCCCGGCCTGCGACTACGCCGCCAACACCGAGGCCGTCTCGGTCAAGGTCGAGCCCGTCGACGGCTCCGCGCACGGCCCCGTCGAGGAGCTGGACACCCCCGACACCCCGACCATCGAGACCCTCGCCGAGTACCTCGGTGTCCCGGCCTCCGCGACCCTGAAGAACCTCCTGGTCAAGGTCGACGGCGAGATCGTCGCGGTCGGCGTACCGGGCAACCGCGAGGTCGACCTCGGCAAGCTCGGTGAGCACCTGGCACCGGCCACCGTCGAGCTGGTCACGGCCGAGGACTTCGTGGACCGCCCGGACCTGGTCCGCGGCTATGTCGGCCCGCAGGGTCTGGCCGGCAAGGCGTTCCGCTACCTCGCGGACCCGCGCGTCGCCCAGGGCACCGCCTGGGTCACCGGCGCCAACAAGGAGGGCAAGCACGCCCGCAATGTCGTCGTCGGCCGGGACTTCGAGGTCGACGAGTACCTCGACATGGTCGTCGTCGAGCCCGGCGACCCCTGCCCGAAGTGCGGCACCGGCCTGAAGATCGACCGCGCCATCGAGATCGGCCACATCTTCCAGCTCGGCCGCAAGTACGCGGACGCCTTCGAGCTGGATGTGCTGGGCCAGAACGGCAAGCCCGCCCGGGTCACCATGGGCTCCTACGGCATCGGCGTCTCCCGTGCGGTCGCCGCCCTCGCCGAGCAGACCCACGACGAGAAGGGGCTGTGCTGGCCCCGCGAGATCGCCCCGGCCGATGTGCATGTCGTCGCGGCCGGCAAGGCCAAGCAGACGGAACTCGCCCTGGAGGTCGGCGAACAGCTCGGCGCCGCGGGCCTGCGGGTTCTTGTCGACGACCGGGCCGGTGTCTCGCCGGGCGTGAAGTTCACCGACGCCGAGCTGCTCGGCGTGCCGACGATCGTCGTCGCGGGCCGCCGCGCCGCCGAGGGCGTGGTCGAGGTCAAGGACCGCCGTACGGGCGAGCGCGAGGAGCTGACGGTCGAGGAGGCCGTCGCCCGCCTCAGCGCGTAA
- the ispG gene encoding flavodoxin-dependent (E)-4-hydroxy-3-methylbut-2-enyl-diphosphate synthase, whose product MTAISLGMPDVPTKLADRRVSRKIQVGPVAVGGDAPVSVQSMTTTRTSDIGATLQQIAELTASGCQIVRVACPTQDDADALPVIARKSQIPVIADIHFQPKYVFAAIDAGCAAVRVNPGNIKQFDDKVKEIAKAAGDAGTPIRIGVNAGSLDRRLLQKYGKATPEALVESALWEASLFEEHGFRDIKISVKHNDPVVMVNAYRQLAAQSDYPLHLGVTEAGPAFQGTIKSAVAFGALLSEGIGDTIRVSLSAPPAEEVKVGISILESLNLRQRRLEIVSCPSCGRAQVDVYKLADEVTAGLDGMEVPLRVAVMGCVVNGPGEAREADLGVASGNGKGQIFVKGEVIKTVPESKIVETLIEEAMKIAEQMEKDGIASGEPTVAIAG is encoded by the coding sequence ATGACTGCCATTTCACTGGGAATGCCGGACGTACCGACCAAGCTTGCCGACCGACGGGTCAGCCGCAAGATCCAGGTCGGGCCGGTCGCCGTGGGCGGAGACGCACCGGTCTCGGTGCAGTCGATGACGACCACGCGCACGTCCGACATCGGCGCGACACTGCAGCAGATCGCCGAGCTGACGGCCTCCGGCTGCCAGATCGTCCGGGTCGCCTGCCCGACGCAGGACGACGCCGATGCGCTGCCCGTGATCGCCAGGAAGTCCCAGATTCCGGTTATTGCGGACATTCATTTCCAGCCGAAGTACGTCTTCGCCGCCATCGACGCCGGCTGCGCCGCGGTCCGGGTCAACCCGGGCAACATCAAGCAGTTCGACGACAAGGTCAAGGAGATCGCCAAGGCCGCCGGCGACGCCGGCACCCCGATCCGGATCGGCGTCAACGCCGGCTCCCTGGACCGCCGCCTGCTCCAGAAGTACGGCAAGGCCACCCCCGAGGCGCTCGTCGAGTCCGCGCTGTGGGAGGCGTCCCTCTTCGAGGAGCACGGCTTCCGCGACATCAAGATCTCGGTCAAGCACAACGACCCGGTCGTGATGGTCAACGCCTACCGGCAGCTCGCCGCCCAGTCCGACTACCCCCTCCACCTCGGCGTCACGGAGGCCGGTCCGGCCTTCCAGGGCACCATCAAGTCCGCCGTCGCCTTCGGCGCACTGCTCAGCGAGGGCATCGGCGACACCATCCGGGTCTCGCTGTCCGCGCCGCCCGCCGAAGAGGTCAAGGTCGGCATCTCCATCCTGGAGTCGCTCAACCTGCGCCAGCGCCGGCTGGAGATCGTCTCCTGCCCGTCCTGCGGCCGCGCCCAGGTCGATGTCTACAAGCTCGCCGACGAGGTCACCGCGGGCCTGGACGGCATGGAGGTGCCGCTGCGCGTCGCCGTCATGGGCTGTGTCGTCAACGGCCCCGGCGAAGCCCGCGAAGCCGACCTCGGTGTCGCCTCCGGCAACGGCAAGGGCCAGATCTTCGTCAAGGGCGAGGTCATCAAGACCGTCCCCGAGTCGAAGATCGTCGAGACCCTCATCGAAGAGGCCATGAAGATCGCCGAGCAGATGGAGAAGGACGGCATCGCCTCCGGCGAGCCGACCGTGGCCATCGCCGGCTGA
- a CDS encoding GNAT family N-acetyltransferase produces the protein MDDVAVGPLDLAARVDDALAVQAAAFGLSDEEIAVRRHIVLRHLACPGARALGATTPEGRLVGFVYGMPNDRAHWWSTVVQPYLRSEGLDHWLDNSFTITELHVHPAYQHRGAGRALITRITDEATEPRSILSAIDTESPARRLYRSLGYQDLARRVLFPSAPTPYAVMGAPLPLRRL, from the coding sequence ATGGATGACGTCGCGGTCGGCCCCCTTGATCTCGCTGCCCGCGTGGATGACGCGCTGGCCGTCCAGGCAGCCGCGTTCGGCCTCAGCGACGAGGAGATCGCCGTCCGCCGGCACATCGTGCTGCGCCACCTCGCCTGCCCCGGCGCCCGCGCCCTCGGCGCCACCACCCCCGAGGGCCGGCTGGTCGGCTTCGTCTACGGCATGCCCAACGACCGCGCCCACTGGTGGTCCACCGTGGTCCAGCCCTACCTCCGCAGCGAGGGCCTCGACCACTGGCTCGACAACTCCTTCACCATCACCGAGCTGCACGTCCACCCCGCCTACCAGCACCGGGGCGCCGGCCGCGCACTGATCACCCGCATCACCGACGAGGCCACCGAACCACGCTCCATCCTCTCCGCCATCGACACCGAAAGCCCCGCCCGCCGCCTCTACCGCTCCCTCGGCTACCAGGACCTCGCCCGCCGCGTCCTCTTCCCCAGCGCCCCCACCCCGTACGCGGTGATGGGCGCCCCGCTGCCTCTGCGGCGTCTCTGA